One genomic window of Streptomyces spiramyceticus includes the following:
- a CDS encoding amidase domain-containing protein: MIIRTAMRRAAIAAVVTGLAVSVLGNSPAQAAQPAPAEDKALIEAARTYFAGENAITVEGGATAANATRKAEGLKVADAFRAVRDDRMEARQQLLGINELAGVRYSAVDTDVTPVGSVRTQGDTARLSVREHTEYTFAGSKDDPYSYTVRHNLSFVRTDGDWVLSKISTLDGPANLSTPEKLDPAELSAARKAAKELRAQAAKGEGKITDPAKKASAGTGVRPAAAYDYRAMVAFATKYAEPEPEDNVPYDRDENDCTNFISHALKAGGWERVLGWYRSDSVWWYTGNPWPLPPHSYTWGGAPNWQRFARDESERVYELSGPSSLAIADVVQFEIFGYSDPGQPGHTMMVTDFTDDWMPKMSYHSTDTLNRPLSEIIAEHSDGEKFWYFRT, translated from the coding sequence GTGATCATCCGCACAGCAATGCGACGGGCGGCGATCGCCGCAGTCGTCACGGGGTTAGCCGTATCCGTCCTCGGGAACAGCCCGGCGCAGGCCGCGCAGCCCGCGCCCGCCGAGGACAAGGCACTGATCGAAGCCGCCAGGACCTACTTCGCCGGTGAGAACGCGATCACGGTGGAGGGCGGTGCTACGGCCGCCAACGCGACCCGCAAGGCCGAGGGCCTCAAGGTGGCCGACGCGTTCCGCGCCGTACGGGACGACCGGATGGAGGCCCGCCAGCAGCTGCTCGGCATCAACGAACTGGCCGGCGTGCGCTACTCGGCCGTCGATACGGACGTGACTCCGGTCGGCTCGGTCCGCACCCAGGGGGACACCGCACGCCTCAGCGTGCGCGAGCACACGGAGTACACCTTCGCGGGCAGCAAGGACGATCCGTACAGCTACACCGTGCGGCACAACCTGTCCTTCGTCCGGACCGACGGTGACTGGGTCCTCTCCAAGATCTCCACGCTGGACGGCCCGGCGAACCTCTCCACGCCGGAGAAGCTCGACCCGGCCGAACTGAGCGCAGCCCGCAAGGCTGCCAAGGAGCTTCGCGCCCAGGCAGCCAAGGGAGAGGGGAAGATCACCGACCCGGCGAAGAAGGCGTCCGCAGGGACCGGCGTCCGCCCCGCCGCTGCGTATGACTACAGGGCGATGGTGGCTTTCGCCACGAAGTACGCCGAACCGGAGCCGGAGGACAACGTCCCCTACGACCGGGACGAGAACGACTGCACCAACTTCATCTCGCACGCCCTCAAGGCCGGCGGCTGGGAGCGGGTCCTCGGCTGGTACCGGAGCGACTCGGTCTGGTGGTACACGGGCAACCCGTGGCCGCTCCCGCCGCACAGCTACACCTGGGGCGGGGCTCCCAACTGGCAGCGTTTCGCGCGGGACGAGTCGGAGCGGGTGTACGAGCTGTCCGGCCCCTCCAGCCTCGCGATCGCGGACGTGGTCCAGTTCGAGATCTTCGGCTACAGCGACCCCGGACAGCCGGGCCACACCATGATGGTCACGGACTTCACGGACGACTGGATGCCGAAGATGAGCTACCACTCCACGGACACGCTCAACAGGCCGCTCAGCGAGATCATCGCGGAGCACAGCGACGGTGAGAAGTTCTGGTACTTCCGCACCTGA
- a CDS encoding helix-turn-helix transcriptional regulator, whose amino-acid sequence MTVTIPGYEDAKQAAARLKVTVQHVYNLNSSRADFPVPVYVGRTPLWPVDQLDAWREAHPKRGD is encoded by the coding sequence ATGACCGTAACAATTCCTGGATATGAAGACGCCAAGCAGGCAGCGGCACGACTCAAGGTCACCGTCCAGCACGTCTACAACCTCAACAGCAGCCGCGCCGACTTCCCCGTCCCCGTCTACGTCGGTCGAACCCCGCTGTGGCCCGTGGACCAGCTCGACGCCTGGCGGGAAGCCCACCCGAAGCGCGGAGATTAA
- a CDS encoding nucleotide pyrophosphatase/phosphodiesterase family protein — translation MTERERAEQAQQAERAEQPELPTPLLVLDVVGLTPRLLDHMPHLKRLAQSGSHAPLGTVLPAVTCAAQSTFLTGTTPAEHGIVGNGWYFRDLGEVLLWRQHNGLVSGDKIWDAARRAHPGYTVANICWWYAMGADTDITVTPRPVYYADGRKEPDCYTRPPSLHDELTDKFGTFPLFHFWGPGADIVSSQWIVDVTRHILRTSHPDLALCYLPHLDYDLQRYGPDDPRAFRAAAELDAVVAPLLADAKAEGRTVVALSEYGITQVSRAVDINRALRRAGLVEVHTQDGMEYLDPMTSRAFAVADHQLAHVYVRHPENPENMAAARAALADVEGIAELLDDEGKKSHGLDHPRSGELVAVAEPDAWFTYYYWLDDTRAPDFAQLVEIHRKPGYDPVELFMDPLDPYVRLKAAKALARKKLGMRYRMAVVPLDPSPICGSHGRLPESDEEGPLILCSTPRAVTGRVAATDVKALLLQLAGLH, via the coding sequence GTGACAGAGAGAGAACGAGCAGAACAAGCACAGCAGGCGGAACGAGCAGAACAGCCAGAGCTCCCCACCCCGCTCCTCGTCCTCGACGTCGTCGGCCTCACCCCCCGCCTCCTCGACCACATGCCCCACCTCAAACGGCTCGCCCAGTCCGGCTCCCACGCCCCCCTCGGCACCGTCCTGCCCGCCGTCACCTGCGCCGCCCAGTCGACCTTCCTCACCGGCACCACCCCCGCCGAGCATGGCATCGTCGGCAATGGCTGGTACTTCCGCGACCTCGGCGAAGTGCTCCTCTGGCGCCAGCACAACGGCCTCGTCTCCGGCGACAAGATCTGGGACGCCGCCCGCCGCGCGCACCCCGGCTACACCGTCGCCAACATCTGCTGGTGGTACGCGATGGGCGCCGACACCGACATCACCGTCACACCCCGCCCCGTCTACTACGCCGACGGCCGCAAGGAACCCGACTGCTACACCCGGCCGCCCTCCCTCCACGACGAACTCACCGACAAGTTCGGTACGTTCCCCCTCTTCCACTTCTGGGGCCCGGGCGCCGACATCGTCTCCTCCCAGTGGATCGTCGACGTCACCCGTCACATCCTGCGCACCAGCCACCCCGACCTGGCCCTCTGCTACCTCCCGCACCTCGACTACGACCTCCAGCGCTACGGCCCCGACGACCCCCGCGCATTCCGGGCCGCGGCCGAACTGGACGCGGTGGTCGCCCCACTGCTCGCCGACGCGAAAGCCGAGGGCCGTACCGTCGTCGCGCTCTCCGAGTACGGCATCACCCAGGTATCCCGCGCCGTCGACATCAACCGGGCGCTGCGCCGTGCGGGACTCGTCGAGGTCCACACCCAGGACGGCATGGAGTACCTCGATCCCATGACGTCACGGGCGTTCGCCGTCGCCGACCACCAGCTCGCGCACGTCTACGTACGCCACCCCGAGAACCCCGAGAACATGGCAGCGGCCCGCGCCGCACTCGCCGACGTCGAAGGCATCGCCGAACTCCTCGACGACGAGGGCAAGAAGAGCCACGGACTCGACCACCCCCGCTCCGGCGAACTCGTCGCCGTAGCCGAACCGGACGCATGGTTCACGTACTACTACTGGCTCGACGACACCAGAGCGCCCGACTTCGCCCAGCTCGTCGAGATCCACCGCAAGCCCGGCTACGACCCCGTCGAGCTCTTCATGGACCCCCTCGACCCGTACGTACGCCTCAAGGCGGCCAAGGCCCTCGCCCGCAAGAAGCTGGGCATGCGCTACCGCATGGCGGTCGTACCGCTCGACCCCTCGCCTATTTGCGGCAGCCACGGCCGCCTCCCCGAGAGCGACGAAGAAGGTCCGCTCATCCTGTGCTCCACCCCCCGCGCTGTCACTGGCCGCGTCGCGGCCACCGATGTGAAAGCTCTGCTCCTTCAGCTTGCCGGACTGCACTGA
- a CDS encoding transposase yields the protein MQAAQAQRKFRGKNKAPKWKKPDDGQVSVMVLPLAVTDPAELARLEKLFGSMWSIKRAVQRDARAKIDAYWAAKHVREEHGAKAVRQRLGLSREALERCAYKHLEDSGHLKHHASKALAMHMADVVWNSVQRHLFPDSTGHRFGRPKTGRWHDFTRIPDRARSHTTERKWETFRLVGTLHGHVMAYTDGGQHTVQQPRRMPVPAALSGKPGTRKATWWDQTGPLAVVFAGGPDSGRGDLVLPVRIPQQPGQWARVEHFLTNPGRWHKVDLVRRRKASAPGGWVYEAHLMILGPGYTAPAVRQMRQQAAALNRIGGVDGNVSNVSVVSLPAGLNPADGVPASTEITLSPQEQALLEREAKKRRGRARALERSRRATNAAQYGLSKKQARRAESRAAKGLTPKQVTVPGGARAARVDGVPKQAFRRDRLSTRYRDLRARQAEAAASAAEHRSHRARLIARQVIAAHGPVLVVEDCDIRTWYRLWGKRLSQTTPGLLISALDRECQASGGRLVRASTWSTALSQHCLCGERVSKTLRDREHKCIACGLTGKRDLVSAALAAFVRFADVDDPKTAYLDTTASRHAQNTYAEALEEALRESTAPSQITVRGAGHAAVPRQRRGTSAPRTAGQRSRATPDETRPKRDHAGKPGHRPGCNPQLTLW from the coding sequence ATGCAGGCTGCCCAGGCCCAGCGGAAGTTCCGGGGCAAGAACAAAGCCCCGAAGTGGAAGAAGCCCGACGACGGGCAGGTGTCGGTGATGGTGCTGCCGCTGGCCGTCACCGACCCCGCCGAACTGGCCCGGCTGGAGAAGCTGTTCGGCTCCATGTGGTCGATCAAGCGGGCCGTCCAGCGGGATGCCCGCGCCAAGATCGATGCCTACTGGGCGGCGAAGCATGTGCGCGAAGAGCACGGGGCGAAGGCCGTCCGGCAGCGCCTCGGACTGTCCCGTGAGGCCCTGGAACGGTGCGCGTACAAGCACCTCGAAGACTCCGGGCACCTCAAGCACCACGCCTCCAAGGCCCTGGCCATGCACATGGCCGATGTGGTGTGGAACAGCGTCCAGCGCCACCTGTTCCCCGACTCGACGGGCCACCGGTTCGGGCGGCCGAAGACGGGCCGCTGGCATGACTTCACCCGCATCCCCGACCGCGCCCGCTCCCACACCACCGAACGCAAGTGGGAGACCTTCCGCCTGGTCGGCACTCTCCACGGCCACGTCATGGCGTACACCGACGGCGGCCAGCACACCGTTCAGCAGCCGCGCCGGATGCCAGTGCCGGCCGCGCTGTCAGGAAAGCCCGGCACTCGGAAGGCGACATGGTGGGACCAAACCGGCCCACTCGCCGTCGTGTTCGCGGGAGGCCCCGACAGTGGCCGTGGTGACCTCGTGCTGCCCGTGCGCATCCCGCAGCAGCCGGGCCAGTGGGCACGTGTCGAACACTTCCTGACCAACCCTGGCCGCTGGCACAAGGTCGATCTCGTACGCCGCCGCAAGGCGTCCGCGCCGGGCGGCTGGGTGTACGAGGCGCACCTGATGATCCTCGGCCCCGGATACACCGCCCCCGCCGTACGGCAGATGCGCCAACAGGCCGCCGCCCTGAACCGCATCGGCGGGGTGGACGGCAACGTCTCCAACGTCTCCGTCGTTTCCCTCCCCGCCGGCCTCAACCCCGCCGACGGCGTACCGGCCTCCACCGAGATCACCCTCAGCCCCCAGGAACAGGCGCTTCTGGAGCGGGAAGCGAAGAAGCGGCGCGGCCGGGCGCGGGCGCTGGAACGGTCGCGTCGTGCGACGAACGCCGCGCAGTACGGGCTGTCGAAGAAGCAGGCCCGGCGTGCCGAGAGCCGGGCCGCCAAGGGCCTGACGCCCAAGCAGGTCACCGTTCCCGGCGGTGCCCGTGCCGCCCGCGTCGATGGGGTGCCGAAGCAGGCGTTCCGCCGCGACCGGCTCTCCACCCGCTACCGGGATCTGCGCGCCCGCCAGGCCGAAGCCGCAGCCTCGGCCGCCGAGCACCGCAGCCACCGCGCCCGCCTGATCGCCCGACAGGTCATCGCTGCCCACGGCCCCGTGCTCGTGGTTGAGGACTGCGACATCCGCACCTGGTACCGGCTGTGGGGCAAGCGCCTCTCCCAGACCACCCCCGGCCTGCTGATCTCGGCACTCGACCGTGAGTGCCAGGCTTCGGGCGGCCGTCTCGTACGGGCCTCCACCTGGTCCACCGCTCTGTCACAGCACTGCCTGTGCGGAGAGCGGGTCTCCAAGACCCTGCGCGACCGCGAACACAAGTGCATCGCGTGCGGCCTCACCGGAAAGCGGGACCTCGTATCCGCCGCGCTGGCCGCCTTCGTCCGCTTCGCAGACGTGGACGACCCCAAGACCGCATACCTGGACACCACCGCGTCCCGGCATGCACAGAACACCTATGCAGAAGCGCTAGAAGAAGCGCTGCGGGAGTCAACCGCACCGAGCCAGATCACCGTTCGCGGTGCTGGCCATGCGGCAGTCCCACGGCAACGCCGTGGAACCTCTGCTCCCCGAACCGCCGGACAGCGGTCCCGAGCCACCCCGGATGAGACACGCCCCAAGCGTGACCACGCCGGAAAGCCCGGACACCGCCCCGGCTGCAACCCGCAGCTCACCCTCTGGTGA
- a CDS encoding DUF2254 domain-containing protein: protein MSFGYGFGPGGPGRRGCRRPRALSPLREHLRDTFWFAPTLGLLCAFALWWVASAVDAEIVEYLQSEEAYDEVSDLIGIAEDARTIVTTISSAMMTFIGVVFSISLVAVQMASGGFTPRVVRIFVRSRITKLTLTVFLATFLFSLLVLTQYDSKRDPRLVTTVPLVQSILVMIMVVLSLLLFIAYVSSTLRLMQVGPVVDRITRDAFRVLAKQPGGEPDPGPLAPETARIAHRGRAGVLLDVNVARLVRAARREGVVLRLIPRIGDFVVPGTPVLAVHGVGTPSRRALRYTVFVGVERTSHQDLGFGLRQLSDIGLRALSPAVNDPTTAVQCLDRIVQFLAAVVEQPLGAVHHRDGRGAVRLVQDVPEWAHLVDLGLTEIRGCAVASPQVSRRLLAGIDDLLLLAPQDRREPLVRHRTLLVQAVERTAPEAAEREFALLPDHQGIG from the coding sequence ATGAGTTTCGGATACGGATTCGGGCCGGGCGGACCGGGACGCCGTGGCTGCCGTCGGCCGCGCGCGCTGTCGCCGTTGCGCGAGCATCTGCGGGACACCTTCTGGTTCGCTCCGACCCTGGGGCTGCTGTGCGCGTTCGCGCTGTGGTGGGTGGCGTCGGCGGTTGATGCGGAGATCGTCGAGTATCTGCAGAGCGAGGAGGCGTACGACGAGGTCAGCGATCTGATCGGGATCGCCGAGGACGCCAGGACGATCGTCACGACGATCAGCTCGGCGATGATGACCTTCATCGGTGTGGTCTTCAGCATCTCGCTGGTGGCCGTGCAGATGGCGAGCGGGGGTTTCACGCCCCGGGTCGTGCGGATCTTCGTCCGGAGCCGGATCACCAAGCTGACGCTCACGGTCTTTCTGGCCACGTTTCTGTTTTCGCTGCTGGTGCTGACCCAGTACGACAGCAAGCGCGATCCGCGGCTGGTGACCACGGTGCCGCTCGTGCAGAGCATTCTGGTCATGATCATGGTCGTGCTGAGCCTGCTGCTGTTCATCGCGTATGTGTCGTCCACGCTGCGGCTGATGCAGGTGGGGCCCGTCGTCGACCGCATCACGCGGGACGCCTTCCGCGTGCTGGCGAAGCAGCCGGGCGGGGAGCCCGACCCGGGGCCGCTCGCGCCCGAGACCGCGCGGATCGCGCACCGGGGACGGGCGGGCGTGCTGCTGGACGTGAATGTGGCGCGGCTGGTACGGGCGGCACGGCGGGAAGGTGTCGTGCTGCGGCTCATTCCCCGGATCGGGGATTTTGTTGTGCCCGGGACTCCTGTGCTGGCCGTTCACGGTGTCGGGACGCCGTCGCGGCGGGCGCTGCGGTACACCGTGTTCGTCGGGGTGGAGCGCACCTCGCATCAGGATCTCGGGTTCGGGCTGCGTCAGCTCTCGGACATCGGGCTGCGGGCGCTTTCGCCCGCCGTCAATGACCCGACGACCGCCGTGCAGTGCCTGGACCGGATCGTGCAGTTTCTGGCGGCGGTGGTGGAGCAGCCGCTCGGGGCCGTGCATCACCGGGACGGCCGGGGCGCGGTGCGGCTGGTGCAGGACGTACCGGAGTGGGCCCATCTGGTGGATCTCGGGCTGACCGAGATCAGGGGGTGTGCGGTCGCCAGTCCGCAGGTGTCGCGGCGGCTGCTCGCCGGGATCGATGATCTGCTGCTGCTCGCCCCGCAGGACAGGCGGGAGCCGCTCGTGCGGCACCGTACGCTCCTCGTTCAGGCTGTGGAACGTACGGCGCCGGAGGCCGCCGAGCGGGAGTTCGCCCTGCTGCCCGACCATCAAGGCATCGGCTAG
- a CDS encoding Lrp/AsnC family transcriptional regulator, with translation MDAVDLLIIRELQADGRLSNQDLADRVRLSPSPCLRRVRRLEQAGLIRGYTAMVDQVAFGLPITVFVRVRLERHTAEAVNVFEEHVGLIEHIQDCYLMAGSSDYLLRVVIESLEAYEVLVRTRIHAIPGIASIESSFAFGSVKQSRTYPSPATRPV, from the coding sequence ATGGACGCTGTCGACCTACTGATCATCCGTGAGTTGCAGGCGGACGGACGGCTGTCCAACCAGGACCTCGCCGACCGTGTGCGCCTGTCTCCCTCTCCCTGTCTGCGGCGGGTGCGCCGGCTCGAACAGGCCGGGCTCATCCGCGGCTACACGGCCATGGTCGACCAGGTGGCCTTCGGGCTCCCGATCACCGTCTTCGTACGGGTCCGCCTGGAACGCCACACCGCCGAGGCCGTCAACGTGTTCGAGGAACACGTCGGGCTCATCGAGCACATCCAGGACTGCTACCTGATGGCCGGAAGCAGTGACTACCTGCTCAGAGTCGTCATCGAGAGCCTCGAAGCGTACGAAGTCCTGGTGCGCACCCGGATCCACGCCATCCCCGGCATTGCCTCGATCGAATCGAGTTTCGCGTTCGGCAGCGTGAAGCAGTCCAGGACCTACCCCAGCCCCGCCACGCGACCTGTCTGA
- a CDS encoding DMT family transporter → MVATNTMGAAAPSGASPEADRARTAGPRLSPNAVAGLALLLTVAIWAAFALSARALSASTLLPADAALLRFGTPLVILAPALWRRRRRLAAVRPGTAMKIICGAGVPFFLAAMYGGSLTSAAFVGSLIPGMVPLFVSALMVASGRGAPRGTQAAGLVLIAVGVVTLVWRYTVALDADVLVGCGVLLVASGLWALYTVGLREVDLDPVGSIGLLCLPSFAVMALLVVTGVLPTGFAHAAGSDIALFFGVQGLGVGLCAGLLYAFAIRRLGAERSSVIGSLSPVAVVLLAIPLLDESPTLAVLIGVPVLTTGVVLSNRRPRHKVPADV, encoded by the coding sequence TTGGTCGCGACGAACACCATGGGGGCGGCAGCGCCCTCCGGGGCGAGCCCGGAGGCCGACAGGGCCCGGACCGCGGGCCCACGGCTCTCCCCCAATGCGGTGGCCGGGCTCGCGCTGCTGCTGACCGTGGCGATCTGGGCCGCGTTCGCGCTCAGTGCCCGGGCGCTGAGCGCCTCCACTCTGCTGCCCGCCGACGCGGCTCTGCTGCGGTTCGGCACACCCCTGGTCATCCTGGCGCCCGCGCTGTGGCGGCGCCGACGGCGACTGGCCGCCGTGCGTCCGGGCACCGCCATGAAGATCATCTGCGGTGCCGGGGTGCCGTTCTTCCTGGCGGCCATGTACGGCGGTTCCCTCACGTCTGCCGCGTTCGTCGGCTCGCTCATCCCGGGAATGGTCCCGCTCTTCGTCTCCGCACTCATGGTCGCGAGCGGGCGCGGCGCTCCTCGCGGGACGCAGGCGGCCGGGCTCGTCCTGATCGCGGTCGGCGTCGTCACCCTGGTCTGGCGCTACACGGTTGCGCTGGACGCGGACGTGCTGGTCGGCTGCGGGGTGCTCCTCGTCGCAAGCGGGCTGTGGGCCCTGTACACGGTGGGACTGCGGGAGGTGGACCTCGATCCCGTCGGCTCGATCGGGCTGCTGTGCCTGCCGTCGTTCGCCGTGATGGCGCTGCTGGTCGTGACCGGGGTACTTCCCACCGGCTTCGCGCACGCGGCGGGAAGCGACATCGCGCTGTTCTTCGGCGTACAGGGGCTGGGGGTCGGCCTGTGCGCCGGGCTGCTGTACGCGTTCGCGATCCGCAGGCTGGGCGCGGAGCGCAGTTCCGTCATAGGCAGCCTCAGCCCTGTCGCCGTTGTTCTCCTCGCCATCCCGCTGCTGGACGAGTCACCGACGCTCGCCGTGCTGATCGGCGTGCCCGTCCTCACCACCGGCGTCGTGCTCTCCAACCGACGCCCCCGACACAAGGTTCCCGCCGATGTTTGA
- a CDS encoding aromatic amino acid transaminase yields the protein MFELLPPPPADPLWDLAAEFGTDTRPERLNLVLGVYRDHTGVTPVMAAVREAEIRLAERSASKEYRGLSGNAAFNRAMLSMVLGATGGAGRAAAVQTVAGTGALRLLADLVRRTRPGATVWISDPAYVNHRPILEAAGLTVRTYSWLDAEGCSDTAGMLRDLRDARRDDVVLLQGCCHNPSGVELSFEAWEALAELAEHNGWVPFIDLAYHGLGDGLEADLRATRMLAMRVPEMLIAVSCSKNFGLYSDRTGCAVVLGPSGQALRHAETSLQNIARTLYSMPPEHGAAVVTTILEDEGLRAMWRSELDVMRGRITANRADLVAHLDGLGCADQARPLSRQKGMFSTLPLTPDQMRELREEFAIYGTASGRINIAGISAHRIPYLARGIAAVLGTVDRVRTVQSAVS from the coding sequence ATGTTTGAGCTTCTCCCTCCCCCGCCTGCCGACCCGCTGTGGGACCTGGCTGCCGAGTTCGGCACCGATACGCGTCCCGAACGCCTGAACCTCGTACTCGGCGTCTACCGTGACCACACCGGGGTCACCCCCGTCATGGCGGCCGTCCGTGAGGCCGAGATACGCCTGGCGGAGCGTTCCGCGTCCAAGGAGTACCGGGGGCTGTCGGGCAACGCCGCCTTCAACCGCGCGATGCTGTCCATGGTCCTGGGCGCCACGGGCGGGGCCGGCCGGGCAGCCGCGGTCCAGACCGTCGCGGGCACCGGAGCGCTGCGGCTGCTGGCCGACCTGGTGCGCCGGACGCGGCCGGGCGCAACGGTGTGGATCAGCGACCCTGCGTACGTCAACCACCGCCCCATTCTCGAAGCCGCCGGGCTGACCGTACGGACGTACAGCTGGCTCGACGCCGAGGGGTGCTCGGACACGGCGGGCATGCTGCGAGACCTGCGGGACGCGCGGCGCGACGACGTCGTCCTGCTTCAGGGGTGCTGCCACAACCCCTCTGGGGTCGAGCTGTCCTTCGAAGCCTGGGAGGCCCTGGCCGAACTGGCCGAGCACAACGGCTGGGTCCCGTTCATCGACCTCGCGTACCACGGGCTCGGTGACGGCCTGGAGGCGGACCTGCGGGCCACCCGCATGCTGGCGATGCGGGTTCCGGAGATGCTGATCGCCGTCAGCTGTTCGAAGAACTTCGGCCTCTACAGCGACCGTACCGGCTGCGCTGTAGTCCTCGGCCCGTCAGGGCAGGCACTGCGGCACGCCGAGACTTCGCTGCAGAACATCGCCCGGACGCTGTACTCCATGCCGCCGGAGCACGGTGCCGCCGTGGTGACCACCATTCTCGAAGACGAGGGGCTACGAGCCATGTGGCGGTCGGAACTCGACGTCATGCGCGGCAGGATCACGGCAAACCGGGCTGATCTGGTCGCCCACTTGGACGGCCTGGGGTGCGCCGACCAGGCTCGGCCGCTCTCGCGGCAGAAGGGCATGTTCTCCACGCTCCCGCTCACGCCGGATCAGATGCGAGAGCTGCGCGAGGAGTTCGCCATCTACGGCACGGCCTCGGGGCGGATCAACATCGCGGGGATCTCGGCACACCGGATCCCCTACCTCGCACGGGGCATCGCGGCGGTCCTCGGCACGGTGGACCGGGTGCGGACCGTACAGTCGGCGGTTTCGTGA
- a CDS encoding sugar phosphate isomerase/epimerase family protein, with protein MSPQSPQSPQSRPSRKTTTDPELADKLSRRGMLGVAAGATAAALLGATAPTAAAAPTAAAAQAPGRGRPVLPPGRLGIQLYSLRDKVSTLGFAKVFAELERFGYDEVEYAGYTQGSAGPITLARLRQLTRDHGLRGIGSHVGYYADGNPNAYTFAQNLTKVLDDAQALGLKHIGTASGPWRYGATVDGWKRAAQDFNTYGAAAKARGMKFYQHNHAEEFSFATDKPDVRLYDVLLAETDPDLVYLEMDIYWAYAAQFRFSKRVDGTPAPFDPLRYVLKQPDRYPLFHVKDGEHDASARDGYRMVDVGDGDIDYKRFISAVSKTHGGRRDHHWQAEHDNPAESFAFARKSSAHLHSLRENDC; from the coding sequence ATGAGTCCCCAGAGTCCCCAGAGTCCCCAGAGCCGCCCGAGCCGCAAGACCACGACCGACCCCGAACTCGCCGACAAGCTCTCCAGACGCGGCATGCTCGGCGTAGCCGCGGGCGCCACCGCTGCCGCCCTCCTCGGCGCGACCGCACCGACCGCCGCCGCAGCACCGACCGCAGCCGCAGCCCAGGCACCGGGCCGCGGCCGCCCCGTCCTTCCCCCCGGCCGCCTCGGCATCCAGCTCTACTCCCTCCGCGACAAGGTGAGCACCCTCGGTTTCGCCAAGGTCTTCGCCGAGCTGGAGCGCTTCGGTTACGACGAGGTCGAGTACGCCGGCTACACCCAGGGCTCGGCGGGCCCCATCACCCTCGCCCGGCTCCGGCAGCTCACCCGCGACCACGGTCTGCGCGGCATCGGCAGCCACGTCGGCTACTACGCCGACGGCAACCCGAACGCGTACACCTTCGCCCAGAACCTGACCAAGGTCCTGGACGACGCGCAGGCCCTCGGCCTCAAGCACATCGGTACGGCATCCGGACCCTGGCGCTACGGCGCGACCGTCGACGGCTGGAAGCGGGCCGCCCAGGACTTCAACACGTACGGCGCCGCCGCCAAGGCGCGCGGCATGAAGTTCTACCAGCACAACCACGCGGAGGAGTTCTCCTTCGCCACCGACAAGCCGGACGTCCGCCTCTACGACGTACTCCTCGCCGAGACCGACCCCGACCTGGTCTACCTGGAGATGGACATCTACTGGGCCTACGCCGCCCAGTTCCGCTTCTCCAAGCGGGTCGACGGCACCCCGGCCCCGTTCGACCCGCTGCGCTACGTCCTGAAGCAGCCCGACCGTTACCCGCTTTTCCATGTCAAGGACGGCGAACACGACGCATCCGCCCGCGACGGCTACCGAATGGTGGACGTCGGGGACGGAGACATCGACTACAAGCGCTTCATTTCGGCGGTCTCCAAGACTCACGGCGGGCGCCGTGACCACCACTGGCAGGCGGAACACGACAACCCGGCCGAGTCGTTCGCCTTCGCCCGCAAGTCCAGCGCGCACCTGCACTCACTGCGCGAGAACGACTGCTAA
- a CDS encoding SigE family RNA polymerase sigma factor produces the protein MRNGRDEAFTAFMAARYGSLLRTATLLTGGGRSRAEDLAQEALLRTYRAWHRIGRLDAAEAYTRTTMVRLLIKDRRRHWHAEIPAERLPEAPRPGHEEQVTTAVAVRELLQTLSPAQRAVIVLRFYHQLTEREIADVLGCSPGTVKSRAARALAALRDKGFVTTSVPDRERGSADD, from the coding sequence ATGCGGAACGGCAGGGATGAGGCGTTCACGGCCTTCATGGCCGCGCGCTACGGCTCGCTCCTGCGTACGGCCACGCTGCTGACCGGCGGCGGCCGTTCGCGGGCCGAGGACCTGGCGCAGGAGGCGCTGTTGCGTACGTACCGCGCCTGGCACCGGATCGGGCGCCTCGACGCGGCCGAGGCGTACACCCGCACCACGATGGTCCGGCTGCTGATCAAGGACCGCCGCAGGCACTGGCACGCGGAGATCCCGGCCGAGCGACTGCCGGAGGCCCCTCGCCCGGGCCACGAGGAGCAAGTGACGACCGCGGTCGCCGTACGCGAGCTCTTGCAGACGCTTTCTCCCGCCCAGCGCGCCGTCATCGTGCTGCGCTTCTACCACCAGCTGACCGAGCGGGAGATCGCCGACGTGCTGGGCTGCTCGCCGGGCACGGTGAAGAGCCGTGCCGCCCGCGCCCTGGCCGCCCTGCGCGACAAGGGGTTCGTCACCACGTCCGTACCCGACCGGGAGAGGGGTTCCGCCGATGACTGA